The sequence CCCGGGCGACGGCGAGCAGTTCGGACAGGGAGGCGACCGCGGCGAGCCGTTCGCGGTAGCGGGCGACCGCCTGCTCCGCGCCGTACCGGCAGGCCGCCGCGAGCAGCTCGTCCACCGTGCCGAAGTGGTAGAAGACCAGCGCCTGGTTGACGCCGGCCGCCGCGGCCACCGTACGGGCCGAGGTCTTGGCGATGCCCTGCTCGGTGAGCGTGCGCAGGGCGCCCTCCAGCAGCCTGGTCTTGGTCTCCCGGGCCTTCGGCGTCTCGGGGCTCACGCGGGTGCCTCCAGGCGCTTCTGGAGGGTGCGCAGCAGCCGCGGCGCCCGGATCCGGGTGGCGGGGGCGCGCAGGCAGCGGCGGGCGGCCGGGGTGCAGCCGAGCGGCGACTTGAACAGGGCGAGGCAGACCGCGGCGAGCAGCAGCACCGGGCACAGGTAGGCCATGGCGGCGGCGAACGATCCGAACAGGCGCGTCAGCCGCTCCAGGCGCAGCCCGCCGAGGCACGCGGCGAGCAGCAGGACGCGTACGACGATCTCGGCGAGCCAGTTGCGCAGGGCGCGCTCGGGGGTGATGCCACGCTCCAGCCAGAGCCGCAGCCGGTCGAAGGACCAGGCGGTGGCCCAGTCGAGCAGCGGGCGCACCAGCAGGCGGTCGGCGGCGGCGCCGAGGGCTCCGCCGCGGGGGCGGTAGTCGTAGCCGGTGAGGAAGCGCACGCCCCGGTCGTCGGGGACGTAGCGCCAGTAGCCGCTGCCCTCGGCGATCAGGCCGAGGGGGTGCGTGGAGGAGAAGCACAGGGCGGAGGCGCGGGTGCCGTCGGGGCGTTCCTTCTCGCCGGCCGAGACGCCGGTGCCGGAGAGGGTGAGGAAGGGGGGCAGGCGCGCGGTGAAGCGGAAGGGGCGCGGCTCGCCGGGGGCGCTCGGGAGGTGGTGGAGCTCGGTGACGAGCAGGTACCAGCGCCGGTGCAGGACGGGGTCCTGGGTGTGCGCCCACACCCGGTCGAGGTCGGCGCGTATGTGTGTCTCCGTATAGAGACCCATGGTGTTCCCCCACGTCAGGCCGCCGTTTGAGCGACCGCTCAAAGGATCTTCGAGGAGAAGGTACTTCCCTTTGAGCGGTCGCTCAAAACTACTGGTCGGCCAGGTGGCGTTCGACCGTCTCCACCTTGGAGGTGAGGCCGTCGGTGACACCGGGCCGGATGTCGGCCTTGAGGACGAGGGAGACGCGCGGGGCGCGCGCTTCGACGGCGGCGACGGCGCGCCGGACGACGTCCATGACCTCGTCCCAGCTCTCGCCCTCGATCGAGGTGAACATGGCGTCGGTGCGGTTCGGCAGGCCGGACTCGCGGACCACGCGGACGGCGTCGGCGACGTACTCCCCGACGTCCTCGCCGACACCGAGGGGCGTCACGGAGAAGGCGACGATCATGCGTTCACGGCCTCTTCCTTGCGGGCACGGGCGGCGATCACGGCGTCCTCGGCCTCGCGGCGCAGCTTGCGCTCGGCGAAGAAGCCTCCGGTGGGCAGCACGGAGAGGACGAAGTAGAGGGCGGCGGTGCCGAGGCTCCACTTGGCGCGGTTCCAGGCGTCGGCCCAGAAGAGCACGTACAGGACGAACAGGACACCGTGGATCGCGCCCATCACGGGCACCGCGTTGAAGTCCGTGGTCCGCTTCAGCACCGAGCAGACGAGCAGGACGATGAAGGACACGGCCTCGGGTGCGGAGACGAGGCGCAGGCGGCGGATGGCGGTGGCGGTCTTGATGTCCACGGGTCACCTTCGGTGGGAGTTGCGAGGAGTGGCGGCCGCCGGTCCGGCGGTTACGGAGCGCCGTCGGGGGCTACCGGTTTGTGAACGCACGCACAAGCGTTCCGCCATTGTGGCAAACCGCGCCCCTGGGGGTCCGCTCAGGGTGTGGCTCCACCCCCGGGTGCTGTTCGGTCCACCCGCGCTGCCGCTACGTTCCCAGCGTGGCGATGTTGCGATTGCAGGGCAGCAAGGTGCTCGCCGTCGAGTTGACCGGGGACGCCGTGAAGGCGAAGAACGGCTCGATGGTCGCGTACGACGGGCAGATGTCGTTCAAGAAACTCACCGGGGGTGGGGACGGGCTGCGCGGGATGGTGACCCGCCGGCTCACCGGTGAGCAGATGGCGGTGATGGAGGTGAAGGGGCATGGGACCTGCTGGTTCGCCGACCGGGCGACCGAGATCAACCTGGTGCGCCTGCGGGGCGAGAAGCTGTACGTGGAGTCCAGCAACCTGCTGGTGACGGACGCGGCGCTGCGTACGGGCACGACGTTCACCGGGCTGCGCGGCGCCTCCCAGGGCAATGGTCTGTTCACCACGACGGTGGAGGGGCACGGCCAGGCGGCGATCATGTCCGACGGTCCGGCGATCGCGCTGCGGGTCAGTCCCCCGTACCCGCTGACCGTCGACCCGGGCGCCTACATCGCCCATCAGGGCGATGTCCGGCAGTCCTTCCAGTCCGGTGTGACGTTCCGCACCTTCCTCGGGGAGGGCGGCGGCGAGGCCTTCCAGATCCGCTTCGAGGGGGACGGCCTGGTCTATGTGCAGCCGAGCGAGCGGAACACGATCGCGGGGGACCTGTGAGATGACCTTCCGAGAGATCAACTCCAAGATGGTCGAGGCCACGGTGGTCCCCGGGCAGCGGCTGTTCAGCCAGCGCGGGGCGATGCTGGCCTACCGGGGGGACGTGTCCTTCACGCCCGACATCCAGGGCGGCCAGGGCGGGGTGATGTCCATGCTGGGGCGCCGGGTGAGTGGCGAGGCGACCCCGCTGATGACCGTCGAGGGCAGCGGCACGGTGTTCTTCGGGCACGGCGGCCATCACGTCCATGTCATCCACCTCACCGGCGACACCCTGTACGTGGAGGCCGACCGCCTGCTCGCCTTCGAGGGCACGCTGCGCCAGGGCACGATGTTCATGGGCTCGCAGGGCGGGGTGATGGGCCTGGTGCGCGGCCAGGTCACCGGCCAGGGCCTGTTCACCACCACCCTCCAGGGCCAGGGCGCGGTCGCCGTGATGGCGCACGGCGGCGTCTTCGAGCTGCCGATCGCCCCCGGCCGCCCGGTGCATGTGGACCCGCAGGCCTATGTCGCCCACCACGGCGACGTCCGCAACAGGCTGTCCGCGGCGCTCGGCTGGCGCGAGATGGTGGGCCGCGGCTCCGGCGAGGCGTTCCAGCTGGAGCTGAGCGGCAGCGGCACGGTGTACGTCCAGGCCTCGGAGGAGAAGCTGTGAGCGCGTACTCAGGCACCGACGGCACCGGCGGTCCCGGCGGCCCGGTGGTGTACGACCCGATGACCCTGCCCGTCGACGACAACGTGAACAGCTACACGTTCTGCGTCGAACTCAAGGACGGCCAGTGGTTCCTCCAGAAGGGGAAGATGATCGCCTACTACGGGGCGATCGAGTTC is a genomic window of Streptomyces sp. WP-1 containing:
- a CDS encoding DUF3817 domain-containing protein, translating into MDIKTATAIRRLRLVSAPEAVSFIVLLVCSVLKRTTDFNAVPVMGAIHGVLFVLYVLFWADAWNRAKWSLGTAALYFVLSVLPTGGFFAERKLRREAEDAVIAARARKEEAVNA
- a CDS encoding AIM24 family protein, with amino-acid sequence MLRLQGSKVLAVELTGDAVKAKNGSMVAYDGQMSFKKLTGGGDGLRGMVTRRLTGEQMAVMEVKGHGTCWFADRATEINLVRLRGEKLYVESSNLLVTDAALRTGTTFTGLRGASQGNGLFTTTVEGHGQAAIMSDGPAIALRVSPPYPLTVDPGAYIAHQGDVRQSFQSGVTFRTFLGEGGGEAFQIRFEGDGLVYVQPSERNTIAGDL
- a CDS encoding AIM24 family protein, encoding MTFREINSKMVEATVVPGQRLFSQRGAMLAYRGDVSFTPDIQGGQGGVMSMLGRRVSGEATPLMTVEGSGTVFFGHGGHHVHVIHLTGDTLYVEADRLLAFEGTLRQGTMFMGSQGGVMGLVRGQVTGQGLFTTTLQGQGAVAVMAHGGVFELPIAPGRPVHVDPQAYVAHHGDVRNRLSAALGWREMVGRGSGEAFQLELSGSGTVYVQASEEKL
- a CDS encoding MTH1187 family thiamine-binding protein, with the translated sequence MIVAFSVTPLGVGEDVGEYVADAVRVVRESGLPNRTDAMFTSIEGESWDEVMDVVRRAVAAVEARAPRVSLVLKADIRPGVTDGLTSKVETVERHLADQ